A genomic stretch from Anas platyrhynchos isolate ZD024472 breed Pekin duck chromosome 25, IASCAAS_PekinDuck_T2T, whole genome shotgun sequence includes:
- the PHLDB1 gene encoding pleckstrin homology-like domain family B member 1 isoform X11 codes for MLGSVVHPRAGSTCRPRQLVGAAGTLPRRLPLSTRSRTGWQPVPGIARSLRAGTMEAPSRSAASPTRRVQTIIQNSPLDLIDTGKGLKVQTEKPHLVSLGSGRLSTAITLLPLEEGRTTIGTAAKDIVLQGPGLAPEHCYIENTRGTLTLHPCGNACAIDGVKIQRPTRLTQGCTICLGQATFLRFNHPAEAKWMKSMIPAGGRSPAAVYGLPAKPEALVNGGRPLPLHELAAGERAQPSHSSLVSSIEKDLQDIMDSLVLEEPASPSKKPSPRGPSPLCSSVVNGGGRCLLSPPLSPGATSGGSSYENASPPFSPLSSPTSSGGYASHSPSSQEQGPAVPPVVPLRSSSYNHTVQPPSQRLPALPYGGHGETRPAEPPRAWQAVPDTPVAPVSIGLGEHRAGSPRAQPSGSPRLTPRTPLGSSVPRARAALQERPPSPFREPRDPQAPSPARQPAARVLPDASGPARAAAGLQPPESPRAARRTVESMRELPPLSPSLSRRAASPRAAPETPSPQPRLGREVPGSPRSRRKGHEEPSPAAGRSSRAGSPSSPLLAEPSPRRPSFGSCLSPAYSLGSLAMPSPRQSPRAQRKLSGDVRLPAGVRERKNSITEISDNEDELLEYHRRQREERMREQEMERLERQRLETILNLCAEYTKTDGAELGHAPRLLAGDGDAGRQAPRGAPEELGVLRQRESLERSDEENLKEECSSTESTHHEHEELVGPRAKEAQRLEEERACVLSRLDELKGHVKDLEQQLQEMLREAEMERALLQGEREAEAVRLQQEQEVVQQLQEKLSSLDASIQKERDKERAKLDAERKELEKLRALYNESKSHLDNCPESMREQLREQMRREAEALETETKLFEDLEFQQLERESRLEEERETRSQQLLQSRAEYHRSIAHRKDRVAALDAQAAQIHLQSAQEAERLARERNSVLQLLQKEKEKLVSLERRYQLVTGGRSFPKMPSALKEETLHISEPYELLEGTKPLSPLPGAAASLASPPAHSYPKAQEEYMRLSDVFRFYSNAYGSSLDTKASAAAPAAAQRSFLLAVPSAANEVYRAKLEGDSAALPPRMKSSTPSSSQLNISALGRSPSPKGPPHAQSHAGSLPRNLAATLQDIETKRQLALQQKADPLSAEPLQPGDAPGQQVIEEQKRRLAELKQKAAAEAQSQWEALHGQPPFPTSYPPLMHHSILHHHHAHSVGPRAEELDHAYDTLSLESSDSMETSISTGTNSACSPDNMSSTSGMDAGKIEEMEKMLKEAHAEKSRLMESREREMELRRQALEDERRRREQLERRLQDETTRRQKLVEKEVKLREKHFSQARPLTRYLPIRKEDFDLRLHIESSGHSVDTCYHVILTEKMCKGYLVKMGGKIKSWKKRWFVFDRMKRTLSYYVDKHETKLKGVIYFQAIEEVYYDHLRSAAKSPNPALTFCVKTHDRLYYVVAPSAEAMRIWMDVIVTGAEGYTQFMS; via the exons ATGCTGGGGAGCGTGGTCCACCCGCGGGCGGGCAGCACTTGCCGGCCCCGGCAGCTtgtgggggctgcggggactCTGCCACGGAGGCTCCCGCTCAGCACCCGCTCCAGGACGGGGTGGCAG CCCGTGCCTGGTATCGCCAGGAGCCTGCGTGCAGGCACCATGGAGGCACCCAGCAGGAGCGCCGCCAGCCCAACCCGCAGGGTGCAGACCATCATCCAG AACAGCCCCCTGGACCTGATCGACACGGGCAAGGGGCTGAAGGTGCAGACGGAGAAGCCCCACTTGGTGAGCCTGGGCAGCGGCCGCCTGAGCACTGCCATCACCCTGCTGCCCCTGGAGGAAG GGAGGACCACGATCGGCACGGCTGCGAAGGACATCGTCCTGCAGGGCCCTGGGCTGGCTCCTGAGCACTGCTACATCGAGAACACGCGGGGCACGCTCACCCTGCACCCCTGTGGCAACGCCTGCGCCATCGATGGAGTAAAGATCCAGCGGCCCACGCGCCTCACCCAAG GTTGCACCATCTGCCTGGGCCAGGCGACCTTCCTGCGCTTCAACCACCCTGCTGAAGCCAAGTGGATGAAGAGCATGATCCCGGCAGGGGGCAGGAGCCCCGCCGCCGTCTACGGGCTGCCAGCGA AGCCCGAGGCCCTGGTGAACGGCGGCCGCCCGCTGCCCCTGCACGAGCTGGCGGCGGGGGAGCGCGCCCAGCCCAGCCACAGCTCCCTGGTGAGCTCCATCGAGAAGGACCTGCAGGACATCATGGACTcgctggtgctggaggagccgGCGTCCCCCAGCAAGAAGCCGTCTCCCCGCGGCCCGTCCCCGCTCTGCTCCTCCGTGGTGAACGGGGGTGGGCGCTGCCTCCTGTCCCCCCCGCTGAGCCCCGGCGCCACCTCGGGGGGCTCCAGCTACGAGAACGCCTCGCCGCCCTTCTCGCCTCTCTCCTCGCCCACCAGCAGCGGGGGCTACGCCAGCCACTCgcccagcagccaggagcagggcccGGCCGTGCCCCCCGTGGTGCCGCTCCGCTCCTCCAGCTACAACCACACCGTGCAGCCCCCCTCGCAGCGCCTGCCCGCGCTGCCCTACGGGGGACACGGCGAAACGCGGccggcagagcccccccgagcTTGGCAGGCCGTCCCGGACACCCCCGTGGCCCCCGTTTCCATCGGCCTCGGGGAGCACCGAGCAGGCAGCCCCCGTGCCCAGCCCTCCGGGAGCCCCCGGCtgacccccaggacccctctGGGCTCCTCGGTGCCGCGGGCGCGGGCAGCCCTACAAGAGCGGCCCCCCAGCCCTTTCAGGGAGCCCAGGGACccccaagcccccagccccgcccgGCAGCCCGCAGCCAGGGTGCTCCCAGATGCTTCGGGGCCAGCCAGAGCAGccgcagggctgcagccccccgagAGCCCGCGGGCAGCCCGCAGGACTGTGGAGAGCATGCGGGAGCTGCCCCCGCTGAGCCCCTCCTTGTCCCGCCGGGCTGCCAgcccccgggcagccccggagaccccctccccgcagcccaggctgggcagagaggtTCCCGGGAGCCCCCGCAGCAGGCGCAAGGGCCACGAGGAGccgagccctgcagcagggaggagcagcagggctgggagccccTCGTCTCCGCTGCTGGCAGAGCCGTCCCCGCGCCGCCCCAGCTTCGGCTCCTGCCTGAGCCCCGCGTACAGCCTGGGCTCCCTGGCCATGCCCTCGCCCCGGCAGAGCCCCCGCGCCCAGAGGAAGCTGTCGGGGGACGTGCGGCTGCCCGCGGGCGTGCGGGAGCGCAAGAACAGCATCACCGAGATCAGCGACAACGAGGACGAGCTGCTGGAGTACCACCGGCGGCAGCGCGAGGAGCGGATGCGGGAGCAGGAGATGGAGCGCCTG GAGCGGCAGCGCCTGGAGACCATCCTCAACCTCTGCGCCGAGTACACCAAGACGGATGGCGCGGAGCTGGGCCATGCGCCCCGGCTCCTGGCCGGGGATGGGGACGCTGGCCGGcaggcacccaggggtgcccccGAGGAGCTGGGCGTGCTGCGGCAGAGGGAGAGCCTGGAGAGGTCGGATGAGGAGAACCTGAAAGAAGAGTGTAGCAGCACCGAGAGCACCCACCACGAG CATGAGGAGCTGGTGGGTCCCCGTGCCAAGGAGGCACAGCGGCTGGAGGAGGAGCGAGCCTGCGTGCTCAGTCGCCTGGACGAGCTGAAAGGCCACGTCAAGGACCTGGAGCAACagctgcaggagatgctgcGAGAG GCGGAGATGGAGCgggccctgctgcagggcgagcgggaggcggaggcggtgcggctgcagcaggagcaggaggtggtgcagcagctgcaggagaagcTCTCCAGCCTGGACGCCAGCATCCAGAAGGAGCGGGACAAG GAAAGGGCAAAGCTTGATGCTGAAAGGAAGGAGCTAGAGAAACTCCGGGCGCTTTACAATGAGTCGAAGAGCCACCTTGATAACTGCCCTGAGTCTATGCGGGAGCAGTTGCGGGAGCAGATGCGAAGG GAAGCGGAGGCCCTGGAGACGGAGACCAAGCTGTTTGAGGACCTGGAGttccagcagctggagagggAGAGCCGGCTCGAGGAGGAGCGCGAGACAcggagccagcagctgctgcagagcagggctgagtACCACCGCAGCATCGCCCACAGGAAG GACCGGGTGGCTGCCCTGGATGCTCAGGCTGCCCAGATCCATCTGCAGAGCGCCCAGGAGGCTGAACGCCTGGCCAGGGAGAGGAACAgcgtcctgcagctcctgcagaag GAGAAGGAGAAGCTTGTGTCTCTGGAGAGGCGATACCAGCTCGTCACAGGCGGCAGGAGCTTCCCCAAGATGCCCTCGGCACTCAAAGAG GAAACCCTCCATATCTCAGAGCCTTATGAGCTGTTAGAGGGAACTAAGCCCCTGAGCcccctgccaggagcagctgcctccttagcttctcctcctgcccacTCCTACCCCAAGGCGCAAGAG GAGTACATGAGGCTGTCTGACGTTTTCAGGTTCTACAGCAATGCCTATGGCTCCAGCCTGGACACTaaagcttctgctgctgcccctgctgctgctcagcgcTCTTTCTTGCTTGCTGTGCCCTCTGCAGCCAACGAG GTCTACCGTGCCAAACTGGAGGGCGACAGCGCCGCGCTCCCCCCTCGGATGAAGAGCAGCACCCCGTCATCCTCGCAGCTCAACATCTCCGCGCTGGGGCGCAGCCCCTCGCCCAAG GGCCCCCCGCACGCCCAGAGCCACGCGGGCAGCTTGCCACGCAACCTGGCGGCCACGCTGCAGGACATCGAGACCAAGCGCCAGCTGGCCCTGCAGCAGAAGG CCGACCCGCTCTCGGCAGAGCCCTTGCAGCCAGGCGATGCACCAG GTCAGCAGGTGATCGAGGAGCAGAAGCGGCGCCTGGCAGAGCTGAAGCAGAAAGCGGCAGCCGAGGCTCAGTCCCAGTGGGAAGCCCTGCACGGGCagccccccttccccacctcctaCCCCCCGCTCATGCATCACTCCATCCTCCATCACCACCATGCCCACAGCGTGGGGCCCCGGGCTGAGGAGCTGGACCACGCGTACGACACCCTCAGCCTGGAGAGCTCGGACAGCATGGAGACCAGCATCTCCACGGGCACCAACTCGGCCTGCTCACCCGATAACATGTCCAG CACGAGCGGGATGGACGCAGGAAAGATCGAGGAGATGGAGAAGATGCTGAAGGAGGCGCACGCCGAGAAGTCGCGGCTCATGGAGTCCCGG gaaCGGGAGATGGAGCTGCGGCGGCAGGCGCTGGAGGACGAGCGGCGGCGCCGGGAGCAGCTGGAGCGCCGGCTGCAGGACGAGACCACACGCCGGCAGaagctggtggagaaggaggtcAAGCTGCGGGAGAAACACTTCTCACAG GCCCGGCCCCTGACACGGTACCTCCCCATCCGCAAGGAGGATTTTGACCTGCGGCTGCACATCGAGTCCTCAGGGCACAGCGTGGACACCTGCTACCATGTCATCCTGACAGAGAAGATGTGCAAGGGCTACCTGGTTAAGATGGGGGGCAAGATAAAGTCTTGGAAGAAACGCTGGTTTGTCTTCGACCGCATGAAGCGCACGCTCTCCTACTACGTGG ATAAACACGAGACAAAGCTGAAGGGCGTCATCTACTTCCAAGCCATCGAAGAGGTTTACTACGACCACCTCCGCAGCGCCGCTAAG
- the PHLDB1 gene encoding pleckstrin homology-like domain family B member 1 isoform X2 translates to MLGSVVHPRAGSTCRPRQLVGAAGTLPRRLPLSTRSRTGWQPVPGIARSLRAGTMEAPSRSAASPTRRVQTIIQNSPLDLIDTGKGLKVQTEKPHLVSLGSGRLSTAITLLPLEEGRTTIGTAAKDIVLQGPGLAPEHCYIENTRGTLTLHPCGNACAIDGVKIQRPTRLTQGCTICLGQATFLRFNHPAEAKWMKSMIPAGGRSPAAVYGLPAKPEALVNGGRPLPLHELAAGERAQPSHSSLVSSIEKDLQDIMDSLVLEEPASPSKKPSPRGPSPLCSSVVNGGGRCLLSPPLSPGATSGGSSYENASPPFSPLSSPTSSGGYASHSPSSQEQGPAVPPVVPLRSSSYNHTVQPPSQRLPALPYGGHGETRPAEPPRAWQAVPDTPVAPVSIGLGEHRAGSPRAQPSGSPRLTPRTPLGSSVPRARAALQERPPSPFREPRDPQAPSPARQPAARVLPDASGPARAAAGLQPPESPRAARRTVESMRELPPLSPSLSRRAASPRAAPETPSPQPRLGREVPGSPRSRRKGHEEPSPAAGRSSRAGSPSSPLLAEPSPRRPSFGSCLSPAYSLGSLAMPSPRQSPRAQRKLSGDVRLPAGVRERKNSITEISDNEDELLEYHRRQREERMREQEMERLERQRLETILNLCAEYTKTDGAELGHAPRLLAGDGDAGRQAPRGAPEELGVLRQRESLERSDEENLKEECSSTESTHHEHEELVGPRAKEAQRLEEERACVLSRLDELKGHVKDLEQQLQEMLREAEMERALLQGEREAEAVRLQQEQEVVQQLQEKLSSLDASIQKERDKERAKLDAERKELEKLRALYNESKSHLDNCPESMREQLREQMRREAEALETETKLFEDLEFQQLERESRLEEERETRSQQLLQSRAEYHRSIAHRKDRVAALDAQAAQIHLQSAQEAERLARERNSVLQLLQKEKEKLVSLERRYQLVTGGRSFPKMPSALKEETLHISEPYELLEGTKPLSPLPGAAASLASPPAHSYPKAQEEYMRLSDVFRFYSNAYGSSLDTKASAAAPAAAQRSFLLAVPSAANEYVTVEQLSGILCSVCAPAASPLGRAPPAPSSPPPPPPPVLALSSPSISSEMEKQLPGGPAWLPPLDLEKWYQEVMAGFETSSSPLSPCSSPPPLPAKAHSSQKSLQVYRAKLEGDSAALPPRMKSSTPSSSQLNISALGRSPSPKGPPHAQSHAGSLPRNLAATLQDIETKRQLALQQKADPLSAEPLQPGDAPGQQVIEEQKRRLAELKQKAAAEAQSQWEALHGQPPFPTSYPPLMHHSILHHHHAHSVGPRAEELDHAYDTLSLESSDSMETSISTGTNSACSPDNMSSTSGMDAGKIEEMEKMLKEAHAEKSRLMESREREMELRRQALEDERRRREQLERRLQDETTRRQKLVEKEVKLREKHFSQARPLTRYLPIRKEDFDLRLHIESSGHSVDTCYHVILTEKMCKGYLVKMGGKIKSWKKRWFVFDRMKRTLSYYVDKHETKLKGVIYFQAIEEVYYDHLRSAAKSPNPALTFCVKTHDRLYYVVAPSAEAMRIWMDVIVTGAEGYTQFMS, encoded by the exons ATGCTGGGGAGCGTGGTCCACCCGCGGGCGGGCAGCACTTGCCGGCCCCGGCAGCTtgtgggggctgcggggactCTGCCACGGAGGCTCCCGCTCAGCACCCGCTCCAGGACGGGGTGGCAG CCCGTGCCTGGTATCGCCAGGAGCCTGCGTGCAGGCACCATGGAGGCACCCAGCAGGAGCGCCGCCAGCCCAACCCGCAGGGTGCAGACCATCATCCAG AACAGCCCCCTGGACCTGATCGACACGGGCAAGGGGCTGAAGGTGCAGACGGAGAAGCCCCACTTGGTGAGCCTGGGCAGCGGCCGCCTGAGCACTGCCATCACCCTGCTGCCCCTGGAGGAAG GGAGGACCACGATCGGCACGGCTGCGAAGGACATCGTCCTGCAGGGCCCTGGGCTGGCTCCTGAGCACTGCTACATCGAGAACACGCGGGGCACGCTCACCCTGCACCCCTGTGGCAACGCCTGCGCCATCGATGGAGTAAAGATCCAGCGGCCCACGCGCCTCACCCAAG GTTGCACCATCTGCCTGGGCCAGGCGACCTTCCTGCGCTTCAACCACCCTGCTGAAGCCAAGTGGATGAAGAGCATGATCCCGGCAGGGGGCAGGAGCCCCGCCGCCGTCTACGGGCTGCCAGCGA AGCCCGAGGCCCTGGTGAACGGCGGCCGCCCGCTGCCCCTGCACGAGCTGGCGGCGGGGGAGCGCGCCCAGCCCAGCCACAGCTCCCTGGTGAGCTCCATCGAGAAGGACCTGCAGGACATCATGGACTcgctggtgctggaggagccgGCGTCCCCCAGCAAGAAGCCGTCTCCCCGCGGCCCGTCCCCGCTCTGCTCCTCCGTGGTGAACGGGGGTGGGCGCTGCCTCCTGTCCCCCCCGCTGAGCCCCGGCGCCACCTCGGGGGGCTCCAGCTACGAGAACGCCTCGCCGCCCTTCTCGCCTCTCTCCTCGCCCACCAGCAGCGGGGGCTACGCCAGCCACTCgcccagcagccaggagcagggcccGGCCGTGCCCCCCGTGGTGCCGCTCCGCTCCTCCAGCTACAACCACACCGTGCAGCCCCCCTCGCAGCGCCTGCCCGCGCTGCCCTACGGGGGACACGGCGAAACGCGGccggcagagcccccccgagcTTGGCAGGCCGTCCCGGACACCCCCGTGGCCCCCGTTTCCATCGGCCTCGGGGAGCACCGAGCAGGCAGCCCCCGTGCCCAGCCCTCCGGGAGCCCCCGGCtgacccccaggacccctctGGGCTCCTCGGTGCCGCGGGCGCGGGCAGCCCTACAAGAGCGGCCCCCCAGCCCTTTCAGGGAGCCCAGGGACccccaagcccccagccccgcccgGCAGCCCGCAGCCAGGGTGCTCCCAGATGCTTCGGGGCCAGCCAGAGCAGccgcagggctgcagccccccgagAGCCCGCGGGCAGCCCGCAGGACTGTGGAGAGCATGCGGGAGCTGCCCCCGCTGAGCCCCTCCTTGTCCCGCCGGGCTGCCAgcccccgggcagccccggagaccccctccccgcagcccaggctgggcagagaggtTCCCGGGAGCCCCCGCAGCAGGCGCAAGGGCCACGAGGAGccgagccctgcagcagggaggagcagcagggctgggagccccTCGTCTCCGCTGCTGGCAGAGCCGTCCCCGCGCCGCCCCAGCTTCGGCTCCTGCCTGAGCCCCGCGTACAGCCTGGGCTCCCTGGCCATGCCCTCGCCCCGGCAGAGCCCCCGCGCCCAGAGGAAGCTGTCGGGGGACGTGCGGCTGCCCGCGGGCGTGCGGGAGCGCAAGAACAGCATCACCGAGATCAGCGACAACGAGGACGAGCTGCTGGAGTACCACCGGCGGCAGCGCGAGGAGCGGATGCGGGAGCAGGAGATGGAGCGCCTG GAGCGGCAGCGCCTGGAGACCATCCTCAACCTCTGCGCCGAGTACACCAAGACGGATGGCGCGGAGCTGGGCCATGCGCCCCGGCTCCTGGCCGGGGATGGGGACGCTGGCCGGcaggcacccaggggtgcccccGAGGAGCTGGGCGTGCTGCGGCAGAGGGAGAGCCTGGAGAGGTCGGATGAGGAGAACCTGAAAGAAGAGTGTAGCAGCACCGAGAGCACCCACCACGAG CATGAGGAGCTGGTGGGTCCCCGTGCCAAGGAGGCACAGCGGCTGGAGGAGGAGCGAGCCTGCGTGCTCAGTCGCCTGGACGAGCTGAAAGGCCACGTCAAGGACCTGGAGCAACagctgcaggagatgctgcGAGAG GCGGAGATGGAGCgggccctgctgcagggcgagcgggaggcggaggcggtgcggctgcagcaggagcaggaggtggtgcagcagctgcaggagaagcTCTCCAGCCTGGACGCCAGCATCCAGAAGGAGCGGGACAAG GAAAGGGCAAAGCTTGATGCTGAAAGGAAGGAGCTAGAGAAACTCCGGGCGCTTTACAATGAGTCGAAGAGCCACCTTGATAACTGCCCTGAGTCTATGCGGGAGCAGTTGCGGGAGCAGATGCGAAGG GAAGCGGAGGCCCTGGAGACGGAGACCAAGCTGTTTGAGGACCTGGAGttccagcagctggagagggAGAGCCGGCTCGAGGAGGAGCGCGAGACAcggagccagcagctgctgcagagcagggctgagtACCACCGCAGCATCGCCCACAGGAAG GACCGGGTGGCTGCCCTGGATGCTCAGGCTGCCCAGATCCATCTGCAGAGCGCCCAGGAGGCTGAACGCCTGGCCAGGGAGAGGAACAgcgtcctgcagctcctgcagaag GAGAAGGAGAAGCTTGTGTCTCTGGAGAGGCGATACCAGCTCGTCACAGGCGGCAGGAGCTTCCCCAAGATGCCCTCGGCACTCAAAGAG GAAACCCTCCATATCTCAGAGCCTTATGAGCTGTTAGAGGGAACTAAGCCCCTGAGCcccctgccaggagcagctgcctccttagcttctcctcctgcccacTCCTACCCCAAGGCGCAAGAG GAGTACATGAGGCTGTCTGACGTTTTCAGGTTCTACAGCAATGCCTATGGCTCCAGCCTGGACACTaaagcttctgctgctgcccctgctgctgctcagcgcTCTTTCTTGCTTGCTGTGCCCTCTGCAGCCAACGAG TACGTGACCGTTGAGCAGCTCTCGGGGATCCTGTGCAGCGTCTGTGCCCCTGCCGCTTCCCCGCTGGGCCGTGCCCCTCCAGCTCCTtcgtctcctcctcctcctcctcctcctgtgctggctctctcttctccctccatCTCCTCAGAG ATGGAGAAGCAGCTCCCAGGGGGCCCAGCGTGGCTCCCGCCTCTTGATTTAGAGAAGTGGTACCAGGAGGTCATGGCTGGCTTTGagacctcctcctcccctctctctccTTGTTCTTCCCCTCCTCCGCTTCCAGCTAAAGCTCACTCTTCTCAAAAGTCTCTCCAG GTCTACCGTGCCAAACTGGAGGGCGACAGCGCCGCGCTCCCCCCTCGGATGAAGAGCAGCACCCCGTCATCCTCGCAGCTCAACATCTCCGCGCTGGGGCGCAGCCCCTCGCCCAAG GGCCCCCCGCACGCCCAGAGCCACGCGGGCAGCTTGCCACGCAACCTGGCGGCCACGCTGCAGGACATCGAGACCAAGCGCCAGCTGGCCCTGCAGCAGAAGG CCGACCCGCTCTCGGCAGAGCCCTTGCAGCCAGGCGATGCACCAG GTCAGCAGGTGATCGAGGAGCAGAAGCGGCGCCTGGCAGAGCTGAAGCAGAAAGCGGCAGCCGAGGCTCAGTCCCAGTGGGAAGCCCTGCACGGGCagccccccttccccacctcctaCCCCCCGCTCATGCATCACTCCATCCTCCATCACCACCATGCCCACAGCGTGGGGCCCCGGGCTGAGGAGCTGGACCACGCGTACGACACCCTCAGCCTGGAGAGCTCGGACAGCATGGAGACCAGCATCTCCACGGGCACCAACTCGGCCTGCTCACCCGATAACATGTCCAG CACGAGCGGGATGGACGCAGGAAAGATCGAGGAGATGGAGAAGATGCTGAAGGAGGCGCACGCCGAGAAGTCGCGGCTCATGGAGTCCCGG gaaCGGGAGATGGAGCTGCGGCGGCAGGCGCTGGAGGACGAGCGGCGGCGCCGGGAGCAGCTGGAGCGCCGGCTGCAGGACGAGACCACACGCCGGCAGaagctggtggagaaggaggtcAAGCTGCGGGAGAAACACTTCTCACAG GCCCGGCCCCTGACACGGTACCTCCCCATCCGCAAGGAGGATTTTGACCTGCGGCTGCACATCGAGTCCTCAGGGCACAGCGTGGACACCTGCTACCATGTCATCCTGACAGAGAAGATGTGCAAGGGCTACCTGGTTAAGATGGGGGGCAAGATAAAGTCTTGGAAGAAACGCTGGTTTGTCTTCGACCGCATGAAGCGCACGCTCTCCTACTACGTGG ATAAACACGAGACAAAGCTGAAGGGCGTCATCTACTTCCAAGCCATCGAAGAGGTTTACTACGACCACCTCCGCAGCGCCGCTAAG